The following nucleotide sequence is from Psilocybe cubensis strain MGC-MH-2018 chromosome 13, whole genome shotgun sequence.
TACGTTAATATGATGATGCAAAGacccaaaaagaaaaatatctgATAACGTCCACGATTCGTAGGAGTGCCGCTATATCAAATCTCACTTTCCCAACATCAACCGAGACCATCACATCTGTTCGATTTAATATGAGCGAGTCATCCGTGCTCGCAAGTATTGGATCCGACAGGACATTCACGCTGTACGATATCAGGACTGGAAAGGCTGAGCGACGAGTGGTTATGCAGGTAAAACTCATCTCATCCGAACCACATTTTTTTGATCTCTTAACTGCGTTACGCAGATGCAAAGCAATGCCTTGTCATGGTCGCCAACTTTCCCGACAACTATGCTACTCGCCTCGGAAGATCATAACCTTTACACATTTGACATCCGTCATCTTGATGCCCCAACACAGATATACAAAGCACACGTAGCAGCTGTTATGTCGTGTGACTGGAGTCCCACTGGTCTGGAGTTTGTGAGCGGAGGCTGGGACAGAACAGTCAGGATATGgcaagaaggaaaagggcGGGCACCCGAAGTGTACCACACAAAACGAATGCAGAGGTGCGCTACGTTCCTTAGTATGTGATTAAATTGACTGACAATTTTCTTTCCAGAGTTTCGTCGACTGTTTTCACAGGCGACGCACGCTTTGTTCTATCCGGCTCAGATGACGGTAACGTGAGGATATGGAAGGCGAAAGCTTCTGACAAGCTCGGCGTCGTCACCGCTCGCGAACGCGCTGCGATTGAATACAGAGAGAAGCTCAAAGAAAGATGGAGAATCGACCAAGAAGTGGACCGTGTTGCTCGGTTAGTCGAATTGCTTGAACCATCGACCTTGATTGACCCGTCTCATGAAAATCAGGACACGGCATTTGCCAAAGTCAGTGCATCAGACGAACAAGCTCAAAAACACCATGCTGGAGGCAAGGAGAGTCAAAGAGGAGAGACGGAGAAAGCATACTCGGGCCGGGGAAAGCAAACCCAAAGCAGAACGGAAAAAATTGGTTATTGCAGAGCAGGTGTAACCTTGCATTCATGCTTCGTTTTTCGAACCCAATGTGTAATTTGTCTTTGTGCGCGATTACCTTCAGGGTTTGTTCAATGCTATAGTATGATTGACAATTTGATGTGAGCAAGTGCCAACGTAAAGTTCAAAAAATAATAACACTACTTGTTTAAAAAAAGCCCTTTCCAAAGGGCTTTTTTTAAAGCGGGCTCGCTTCGCTCGCCCCTTGGGATCGAACTCAAACCTATTGAGCCTGAGGAGAGGATGTATTGTTTGCATTTGGTTTTATTTGACAGATAACGGTGTATTACTTCTTATCtgttcaaaaaaaaattattttgAGCGCAATACACCCATAATAATTCCAGATCCCTCAACTAATGTAAAATCTGAGATACTGAACCCACTTCCCCAAAAAAACCTGACGACAATATCAAAACAATTGGCCAACGTGGGGATCGAACCCAAGACCTGGTCCGAGAAAAGGGGGCGTGCCCGAAGGGTGAGCCGGGGCGGGGCAAGCGATACGAGGAGAGGGGGGAGCCCGAAGGGCGACACCCTCTCCGAGTATTGCACAACAAATCTGCGAGCGAAGCGAGCCCACAAACATGCGAGCGAAGCGAGCGCCCAAA
It contains:
- a CDS encoding DDB1- and CUL4-associated factor 13, which codes for MRPGDPTPTSRNLNPLMHPFARARERTRALNAVKMERMFAKPFVDSLEGHIDAVEVLCRRPGSLTGVASGSWDGGIILHNLATRKPIAKIPQAHKGKASGLCFSPDGQRLLSCGVDRNVKLWAVGDDNLNTEVPLNVFPGKAAFNSIDHHRTDPLFATASNTVQIWDETKSAAISNLTFPTSTETITSVRFNMSESSVLASIGSDRTFTLYDIRTGKAERRVVMQMQSNALSWSPTFPTTMLLASEDHNLYTFDIRHLDAPTQIYKAHVAAVMSCDWSPTGLEFVSGGWDRTVRIWQEGKGRAPEVYHTKRMQRVSSTVFTGDARFVLSGSDDGNVRIWKAKASDKLGVVTARERAAIEYREKLKERWRIDQEVDRVARTRHLPKSVHQTNKLKNTMLEARRVKEERRRKHTRAGESKPKAERKKLVIAEQV